In Juglans regia cultivar Chandler chromosome 5, Walnut 2.0, whole genome shotgun sequence, the following are encoded in one genomic region:
- the LOC118348438 gene encoding uncharacterized protein LOC118348438: protein MAEGTRSYAQIVDSMNHLRQQQECQQKQIEDAICLLLKQQEAARLERETQDKKIQEVLQQISEISCHDSKDPGNRRQDNQDQHMRHRHEDMEDDTGDVNQRELVNRGFVRGIKLDFPRFRGGNPSPWIYRANQYFLYHQVPPSQRIFIASFHMDDEALVWFQDASEAGTFLSWEDFIKAVQIRFGSTPYDDPMESLTRLKQVSTVNDYKYEFEILSNRIRGLSEKNKLSCFLSGLRDEIRLPVRMLNPLSLNDAFGLAKIQEQYVVSIRRPWRNSLTDSSKFSPESNLLMFGQTPSLLGAPRVSPLPRLPYHKVSESQMVERRRKGLCYFCDDKWQPGHKCARPKLFLLEGMEFGESSGEENVDATGELVVEPVEVEAEMASISLQSNVGEGGPKTMRLMACIGKKKLIILIDTGSTHNFVDTVAAARCKLHVQLGQTISVKVANGQLIESTGKCVAVPLSIQSIPFTVDFLTLPLGGCDAVLGIQWLSTLSPILWDFVNMSMQFQCNGQEISLKGLTVPQSNLIDDEESFETFGCGSKGIFLQIVACSSIELPSLQNVQVQQLLQQYKEVFNEPTGLPPNRSHDHKINLKQDISAISVRPYRYPFYQKAEIEKIVKEHLNSGVIRPSQSPFSSPVLLVRKSDGTWRMCIDYRALNEATIKDKYPIPVVDELLDELSGSTIFSKLDLRAGYHQIRMRDEDIPKTAFRTHEGHYEFLVMPFGLTNAPSTFQGLMNEVFKPFLR from the coding sequence aTGGCAGAAGGAACACGTTCATATGCTCAAATAGTAGATTCAATGAATCACTTACGGCAACAACAAGAATGTCAGCAAAAGCAGATCGAAGATGCGATTTGTTTATTGTTGAAGCAGCAAGAGGCGGCGAGATTGGAAAGAGAAACAcaagacaaaaaaattcaagaggTTTTACAACAAATCTCTGAGATTTCTTGTCACGATTCTAAAGATCCTGGTAATAGACGTCAAGATAATCAAGATCAACACATGAGGCACAGACATGAAGATATGGAGGATGACACAGGGGACGTGAACCAAAGAGAGCTAGTGAACAGAGGCTTTGTCAGGGGTATTAAATTGGATTTTCCTAGATTTCGTGGTGGTAATCCATCACCATGGATCTATCGTGCGAACCAGTACTTCCTGTATCACCAGGTTCCTCCTAGCCAACGTATTTTCATTGCTTCTTTCCACATGGATGATGAAGCCTTGGTCTGGTTCCAGGATGCTAGTGAGGCAGGAACCTTTCTTTCTTGGGAGGACTTCATCAAGGCTGTTCAGATCCGTTTTGGATCTACTCcgtatgatgatcctatggagtcACTTACTCGACTCAAGCAGGTTAGTACAGTTAATGATTACAAATATGAGTTTGAGATCCTTTCCAATCGTATTAGAGGCTTGTCTGAGAAAAACAAGTTGAGCTGTTTTTTGAGTGGCCTGCGAGATGAGATCAGATTACCTGTTAGGATGTTGAATCCTTTATCCTTGAATGATGCCTTTGGTTTAGCCAAAATTCAGGAACAGTATGTGGTGAGTATAAGGAGACCTTGGAGAAATTCACTTACTGATTCGAGTAAGTTTAGTCCAGAGTCGAATTTGTTAATGTTTGGACAAACTCCTTCACTATTAGGAGCACCACGAGTTTCTCCTTTACCTAGGCTTCCTTATCATAAGGTGTCTGAGTCTCAGATGGTGGAAAGGCGTAGAAAAGGCCTTTGCTATTTCTGTGATGATAAATGGCAACCAGGTCATAAATGTGCAAGGCCAAAGTTATTTTTACTAGAAGGTATGGAATTTGGTGAGTCAAGTGGTGAAGAAAATGTTGATGCTACTGGTGAGTTGGTTGTTGAACCTGTGGAAGTTGAAGCTGAGATGGCTTCTATTTCATTACAGTCTAATGTAGGTGAAGGAGGACCTAAGACCATGAGACTTATGGCTTGTATTGGCAAGAAGAAgttgataattttaattgacaCTGGTAGCACACATAATTTTGTGGACACTGTGGCTGCTGCTCGATGTAAATTACATGTACAACTTGGCCAGACTATTAGTgttaaagtggctaatggtCAGCTCATTGAGAGCACGGGTAAATGTGTGGCTGTGCCTTTGTCAATTCAGAGCATACCTTTCACAGTTGATTTCCTTACACTTCCCCTGGGAGGATGTGATGCGGTTCTTGGAATTCAGTGGTTATCCACCTTGAGTCCTATTCTCTGGGACTTTGTCAATATGAGTATGCAGTTTCAATGTAATGGTCAGGAAATTTCCTTAAAAGGTTTGACAGTACCTCAGTCAAATCTTATTGATGATGAGGAGTCCTTTGAGACTTTTGGTTGTGGAAGTAAAGGCATTTTCCTGCAGATAGTGGCTTGTAGTTCCATTGAACTTCCATCATTGCAGAATGTACAAGTGCAGCAGCTTCTGCAGCAGTATAAGGAAGTTTTTAATGAACCTACTGGATTGCCACCCAATAGGTCTCATGACCACAAGatcaatttaaaacaagacaTTTCTGCTATCAGTGTTAGACCTTATAGATATCCTTTTTACCAAAAagcagaaattgaaaaaattgttaaggagCACTTGAACTCTGGGGTTATTAGGCCAAGTCAGTCACCCTTCTCATCTCCTGTGTTGCTAGTCAGGAAGTCTGAtggcacatggagaatgtgtattgactataggGCTTTAAATGAAGCCACTATTAAAGACAAGTACCCCATTCCTGTTGTGGATGAGCTCTTAGATGAACTTTCtggttcaacaattttttctaaattggatctTAGAGCTGGTTATCATCAGATACGTATGAGAGATGAGGATATTCCTAAGACTGCCTTcagaactcatgaagggcattatgaatttcttgtaatgCCCTTTGGTCTCACCAATGCCCCTTCAACATTTCAGGGCcttatgaatgaagttttcaagCCATTCCTTCGATAg